The window ACTCGTGGACTCGGGTTCCGAACTCTGTCCCGCGACCGCCCTCTACCGCCTCGAAGACCTCGTTCCGCATGAGCGTGTGCGGAGTGTGGCCGCGCGGCCCCGCCGAGACCGGCGTCTCGACCTCCAGTCCGGTCCCCTCGGCCGTTCCGGTCGGGCGCGCCGTCACGTCGGGGACGATCGATTCGATCTCGACCGGGAGTTCCTCGATGAAGGTGTTGGGGTCCTCGCCGGCGGAGAGGACCACGTGGCTCTCCGCCCGGGTGATCGCGACGTAGAGGAGGCGGCGCTCCTCGTCGTAGTCGCGGGGCGTGCACGCCCGGAGCACGTCGGTCCGCCAGTTATCGTAGACGTGGGGCGTCCCGTGTGCGTCCGCCGAGTAGACCTTCCGCTGCCGGAGCCCCACGGGGTCGTCGTAGGTGACGACACCGCCGTTACCTCCGGCCGGCGGGAACCGCCCGCTGTTCATGTTGGCCAGGATGACGATGGGGTGTTCGAGCCCCTTCGTGGCGTGGATCGTCTGGACCGTCACCGAGTCGGTCCCCGCGCCGTCGTGGACGTCGTGGGTGCTCCCGGCGTCGATGCCGCGTTCGATGAAGCGGATGAGGTCGCCGCGCGTCTGCGTCGTCGCGTCGTGGACCGACTGGACCGTGTGGAGGACGACGTCGGCGGTCGCCCCGTCGTAGCCGTAGCGGGCGAACACGCGCCGCGCGACGCCGCCGACCGTCGCCGTCGACCGGAGCTCCTCGCGGAACGCCGCCGCGTTCTCGGGGTACGTCTCGGCGTCGAGCATCGAATCGACCTCGTCGAGCGCGTAGCCCGCCCGCTCGAGCACGACCGCCCAGCCGCGGTCGCCGTCGTCCTCGAGGATCCGCAGCCAAGCGAGCAGCAGCTTCGCCTGGTCCGTCCGGAAGAGCTCGATCCCGCCCTCGTACGCCATCGGCAGCCCGTACTCCTCGGCGGTTCCGAGCAGCTCGCGCCCGAAGTCGCGGGTGCGCGTCAGCACGGCGACATCTCCGAACTCCGGCGCGCGGAGGTCGCCGTCGTCTCCCTCGACCCGGTACGACTCGCTGCCGACGATGTCCTGTATTTTCGTCAGCACGGCCGCCGCTTCCTCGTCGCTTCGGATGGCCTCGATGACGGTGTTGTCGCGGTCCGAGTTGGACTCCAGCGAGACGATCCGGTCGTCGACGGCCGCCGCGTCGACGTCGTCGCGGCTCGCCGCGGGGACGCGCAGGGCGTGTTCTGAGAAGTCGAGGATCGCCTGCGTGGAGCGGTAGTTCTCGACGAGCTCGACGGTGGTGACGGGACGGGTCGGGAACGAGACGCGCTCGCGGTCGGCGTTCAGCTGGTCGACGAACCGGTCGAGGCGGTCCTCGAACGCGACGATGTTGTCGACGTCGGCGTACTGGAAGCCGTAGATGCTCTGTTTCCAGTCGCCGACGACACAGAGGTTGTCCGTGTCCGCGAGCAGGAGCGCGAGCTTGAACTGGATCTCGCTGGAGTCCTGGAACTCGTCGATCGTCACGTACTCGAACGCCACGTCGTCGCGGAGGGCGTGGTCCTCGCAGAGCAGGACGAACGCGAACAGCTGGAGCATCCCGAAGTTCAGGTAGTTCCGCCGCAGCGCGAACCGGAGGTACCCGTGGTAGACGTCGTGGACGAACCGCTTCAGCTCCTCCCGGTCGTCGTCGAAGACGCGCTCCGCGAGCCCCTCGGGAACCGCCTTGCCGCCGCCGCGGATCGCCTCCTTCTCGGGGGCGTCCGGGAGGTAACACTTGTTCCGGCCGTAGCGGCCGAGCGCCGACCGGAGCGTCGACTGCCTGCTCCCGCCGTTCCGCGGCTCGTTCAGCTCGTCGAACTGCCTTTTAAATGCCGCGAAGTCGCCGTCGAGGTGGCGTTCCCCGTCGCGGTACCAGCCGTCGGCCGTCGGAAAGACGCCCTTCGCCGCGAGCTGATTAATGAGACCGAGCAGCTCGCCCGGGTCCGAGAGCGCGCGGAAGACGTCGTCGTACTCGGGGTGGTCGTCGCCGAAGCGGTCGAGGAACCCGTCGAACAACGCTCCCTCGACGAGCTCGTTCTCGACGATCCGCGTCGACCCGGTGATGCGGTCGTCGATGCCGAGGTGCGTCGGGGCGGCGTGCCCGTGCTCCTCGAGCAAATCGTGACACAGCGAGTGGAACGTCTGGATCGGCGCGTCCGCGAGCTCGCGGGTGCCGTAGCGGGAGTGGCCCACGATGCGCTCCTTCATCTCGGCGGCGGCGTTGTTCGTGAACGTCACGAGGAGGACGTCGTCGGGGTCGACGCCCTCCTGCGAGACGATGTTCGCGTAGCGGCGCGTCACGGTGAACGTCTTCCCCGTGCCGGCGCCGGCGTCGACGAGGTAGAGCCCCTCCGTGCCCTCGATGAGCGTTCGCTGCCGGTCGTTCGGCTCGAGGTCGGTCATCGGTCGCCCTCCAGGAGGAGGTCGCGGTTGTCCACGTACCGGAAGTTCGGCTCGCCGCCGAGCCCGTCGACCGGGAACCGCTCGTCGCCGGCGCGCCGCCGATTCAGCTCCGCGAGCCGCTCGTCGACGAACGCCTCGAACGCGTCGAGGTCGCCCTCGAAGAAGGCCCGTCCGCGAGCGCGTGCCAGCTGGCGCAACGCCTGCCGACAGCCGGACGCGACGTATTTGTAGTCGCCGACGCGCTCTTTCATCCGCGCGGTCAGCGCCTCGCCGAACGCCGAGTCGACGAGGTCGTCGCTATCGGTCGTCTCGGGGAGGGATGCCTCGTCGAACACCGAGGCGTAGTCCGCGTACTCGACCTGCGAGAGCGTCTTCTGACAGTCGTTCGCGCCGTCCGTGACGAGCCCGTCGAAGAATCCCTCCGAGCGCGCGTACTCCTCGAACGGCGTCGGGTGGTAGGTAACCGTCGTCAGCGCGTCGTCGAGGTCGGCCTCACCGGTGACGACGTCGTCGAGCGTCTCCAGGAAGTGGAAGAACGTGAACTCCAGCCGCCGGTCGGGGCGCTGCGAGCGCCAGTGGGTGAGGTACAGCAGCGCCTGGAAGTTCGGCGAGTCGCTCGGCGGATCGAGCGCCGAGTTCCCGACGACTCGGGAGGCGCTCTTGCGCCGACCGCTCTTGTGGTCGACCAAGCGGGTGGGAGAGTGAACCAGGTCGATCTTCCCTTTGAGTCCCAGGTCGTCGTTCTCGAACCACCGTTCGGTGACCGGCGAGTCGACGGGCCGGTCGAACCGGTCGGCGAAGGCGTTGCTCCCCCGACCGCTCGCGGCCGTGAGGAACTCGCCGTCGACCGGCGGGTTCGCCTCGAAGTACTCGGCGATGGTCTCCAGCCCGGCGCGGTACTTCGTCCGCCGCGTCGCCTCGTCGACCGACCGGAGGAACGGCCGCGTCTCGGCGAGCATGTGGTCGACGACCTCGTCGATGACGGCCCCGTCGACGAAGTCGGGGTGGGCGACGTAGAACTCGGCGAAGTCGTGGAAGAGGTTTCCTTCCGTGAAGTAGTCCGTATCCGGGCTGTCGACGAGCCTCCCGAAGAAGTGGTCGCGGGGGGAGTTGACGTAGGTCCCGAGCGTCGATTGGCTGACGGTCGACACCTCGGTGGGGACGACGCCGGTCGGCTCCCGCTCGAACCCCTCGCGGGAGCGGTCGTCCTCGTCCGAGTGATCGTCCTCACTGGAGCGGTCGCCGTCACCGGAGCGGTCGCCGTCACCGGAGCGGTCGCCGTCACCGGAGCGGTCAATTTTCCGCGTGTGCGCCTCCGACTCCAGGTCGCTGAAGCGCTCGAACTCCCCGTCGAGCAGTTCCTCGAAGTAGAGGCACGGCGTCACCGGCGACCCGCCCTCCGCGTCCCGCACGAGGTAGTACTGCGTCGCTCCGCTCTGGAGGAGGAGCTGGAACCCGCGGATGTTGCGGGTGTACTGGGCGTCCCGGTCGACCCACGGTCGTCGCGGCGCCGAGTGGGTCCAGTCCTCGTCCAGTCCGAGGTAGAAGACGACCGGGCGGTCGACGTAGGCGGCCGACTTCGCGTCGGCGAGCAGCACCCCCTCGTTCTCGCGGTCGACCGGGACCTCGTAGCTCTGAAGGTAGAAGGCGAGCCGGTCCACGACGCGCTCGGTCGCCCGCGAGTCGGCGACGCCGAGCGTCTCCAGCTCCTCGCGGAACGCGTCGAGCCGGCGGCCGGTCCGGTCCTCGAACCGACCGAGCGCCTCGGCGACGGTCCGGGTCTCGACGCGCTCACAGAAGTCGACGACCCAGTCGAGCGTCGACTCGTCGGTCTCGTAGAGCCGCTTCTCGTCGTGTTCGACGTCGACCGAGGCGCCGAGCCGCGCGAGGAGCGGGCGTATCTCGCCGACGCGCGTGTCGGTGCCGGCGTGCGCGGCGCGGAGGAGCTGCACGAACGCGCGGTGGTCGGGGTCGTCGGCGAACCCGGGCCCGCCGTAGAACGGGACGTCGACGGCTTCGAGCGCCGACTCGACGAGCACGGAGAACTCGCTCTCCTGATCGAGCACGACGGCGACGTCGTCCGCGTTGGCCTCGCTGACGGCGTCAGCGACGGCGTCGACGATCGCCGTCGCCGAGTCGAAGACGTGGAACGGCGGCCGGTCGAACTCCCGCTCGCTGAACAGGTCGACCCCGTCGTACTCGTCGGGGAGGATCGTTCGCTCCAGTCGCGTCAGTTGGGCTTCGCCGACGACGGCGACGTCGTTCGCGTCGTCGATGCGGTAGTCGGTGAGTCGACGAGACGTCGTGTCGAGGTCGGCGACGTGCTCGACCGCCTGCCGCGTGGCGTCGTCGACGTACGCGTCGTAATCGAGGATCGCGTCGAGACGACCGCGGTGTTCCCAGCACTGGAGGATGTTCCCGACGGCGTAGGCGGCGCGCTTCCAGTCGAGGTCGGTCTGGTCGACGAGTTCGAGGAAGGCGATCCGGTCCTCGGCCTCCTCGCGGCGCCCCGCCGCGAGTCGGCGGGGCGTGATCGCGAACGAGCCGAGCCGCGGCCGGTCGATGCGGCGGTTCAGCGCGCTCGCCAGCGGCGCGTCCGGAACCACGACGAGGTCGTGTCCGGCGACCGCCTCGTAGAGGTCGTCGATCGGCCGGGCGCGGGGAAATGACACGACTGGACCATCGGCCCTCGATTAATAAAGGTTCACAGACCGACGCGGTGTCGACGCCCTCACACCGACCTCCTCCGCGGAGTCGGTCATCGGGGCTCGTCTGTCCCGTGTCGGGCGACCGGGGAGCCGACCGCGCTCTGACGACCGCTGTTACTATGTGCGAGCGGGTTCGACCCGTCGTATGGCGCCATCGCACGTCCTCGTCCCGCTCGACGGGTCGCCGCTGGCCGACGAGGCGCTCACACAGGCGATCGAGCTCTTCGATTGTCGGGTGACCGTTCTGAACGTGGTGACGCCGATCGACGCGACGATGAGCGAGGGCGGCGTTCTCGAACCCGACGAAAACCGCCGTGAGACGGCTCGAGACCGCACCGAGAGCGTCGTCGAACGGGCGAAGACGCGAGCGAGCGAGGCCGACCGATCCATCGAAACGGCGGTGGAGACCGGCGACCCCGCCGAGGTCATACTCGAGTACGTCGCCGCTCACGACGTCGACCGCGTCGTCATGGGCGGGCACGGCGGTGAGCGGGGAAGTATCGCTCGCCGACTGCTCGGAACCGTGGCGACGACCGTCGTCAGCGAGGCCCCCGTGACCGTGACGGTCGTCCGCTGACCGCCGTCCGCTGACGGTCGTCCGCTGACCGCCGTCCGCTGACGGTCGTCCGCTGACGGTCGCCCGCTTACCCGGTTCGTCACCCGCCGAGCACCGCGGCGAAGACCTTGTAGAGCCCGAACCCGATGGCGATAGAGGCGACGAGCGTGATCAGCCAGAACCCGAGGGTGACACCGATCTTCCGCCGAGAGACGCCCGCCGATCCGCCGGCGAGCCCCCCGCCGATGACGCCGGAGATGATGATGTTGTTGAACGAGATCGGGATCCCCAGCGCGATGGCCAGCTGCGCGATGATGAACCCGGGGACGAGCGCGGCGATGGAGCGTCTGACCCCCAACTGCGCGTACTCGCGGGAGGTCGCTTGGAGCAGCTTCGGCGCTCCCATCCACGCGCCCGCGAGGATGCCCGTCGCGCCGAGCGAGAGCAGGACGATGCCGGGGAGTCCGAGCTCGACCCCGTAGAGGTTCTCGAGCGGCCCGGTCGCCAGCCCGACCTGACTGCCGCCGCTGGAGAAGGCGACGACGCTCCCGAGGACGATGAGGAAGGTCCGAATGCCGCCCTCGACCGACGCCTGCGTCCGCCGGCGGATGGCCAGGAACCACGCCGCGGCGGCCGCCAGCGTGACGAGCGCGACCACCGGATCGATATCGGCGACCGTCGGCGTCTCGACCTGCCGCGCGATGAACCCCGCGACGGAACTCTGGGTCGCGTCGGGCGGCGAGGGGATGACGCCCAACTGGACGTTGGCGACGATGCCGCCGACCACCGCCGCGAGCAGCGGGACGCCGACCGTCTCCGGGATGTCGTCGCGTCGGAGAACGGTGGCGGTGAGATAGGCGAGCCCGCCCGAAACGGGGGGAACGAGCGCCCAGAAGAGCGCGATGCGGCGGTAGGTGTCGATCGCCGGGTCGCCGCCGAGCGAGAGCCCCACGCCCACCATCGCCCCCGTCGTCGCGAACGCCGCCGGGACCGGATAGCCGGTGTAGACGCCGAAGGCCATGAACCCGGTCGCGGTCAGCAGCCCCGCCGTCGCTGCCAGCGACGTTATCTGGACGCCGTTTATGAGCCCCGCTCCGACCGTCTCGGAGATCGCCCCGCCCTGCGTGAGCGCGCCGAGCGCGGCGAGGATCCCGATGAGGAAGGCGGCCCGCATCGTCGAGATGGCGTTGGCGCCGATCGCCGGGGCGAACGGGGGCGAGTTGCTGTTGGCGCCGAGCGCCCACGCCGTGGCGAGGCTGGTGAGCGTCGCCAGCGCGACGAGCGCCCAGAAGACGGCTCCCGCCACGCTCAACGGCCTCCGCTGACGGCGGTTCGAACCATGTCACCCACTTCGACGGAGGCGGTGATTAAACGTTCCCCCGACGCGTCCGCGATGCACGTCGGAAGGCTACGGTCGCAGACTCGATTCGCTCGAAAAACGAGTCGGTAGCACGTGTGGTGAAATCACCGTCGACACGGTACCGACGCTCGCGACGTGTCTCGCGGCAGCAGAGAATGGGGCCGGAGGGCGAAGCGAAACTCGCAGATCCCGCTTCTCCGACTCTCTTCCCGACCGATCCGACTGATCGCGTTTGCTTACGCTGGCTCATTATTGATGTCTAAGTCCGTGTGCTGCTGCTGTCGTTCTTCGAACTCTTCGACTACCGTGGCCTGATCGTAGTACCGCCGGATCGTCGCCGGCTTCGCGTTGACCCGGCGAGCGACATACTCGATGTCGCCGTCCGTCTCGTTCAGGAGCCACGTGATCGCGCCGGTCCGAATTGCATGCGGCGACCTCGACGACGGACACTTCCCGGACTCTGCCCGACTCGTCCACTCGCAGCTGTGACGCTCTCGTGAGTGCGGGCAGCCGGTGTAGAGACACGGTTGGGTCGACTGGTAGCACCAGGACCGAATCGTCGTCCGACTCGGTCGCCCCTGTCGCGTCGAGAAGAGCGGATCGCGGCCGTACTTGTCCCGCTTGTCCGGCCGCTCTCGAGCGACGTACATGTCGAGCGCTGCGACGACATCGTCGTTGACGCTCACTATCCGTTCGCCCTCGGCGTCGTTCTTCAGCGGCGTCTCCGTCTCCGGCCGATGGTAGAACCGCAGTGTCCCCTCCTCGGCGTCGTAGTCGCCGAGATCGAGGCCACGGAGACCGCCGAGACGGCACGCCGTGTGCCAAAGCACCTCCATCGAGGCGTGCCAGGCCGTTCCGAACCACTGGTCAGAGTCGCGGAAGTAGTTCAAGTGCTTCCGCGCTCTGTCCGCCGGCAACTGCTCGTCGCTCGTCTCCTCGTCTTTCGTCAGTTTCGGGATCTCGACCTTCTTACTGAGCTCCTCGTCGACAACCTCGATCCGTTCGCAGAATTCGAACAGCTGCTTGATCGAGACCATCGCGCTCTTCACCGTCGACGGAGAGACATCGTCCGACTCACGGTGGTGGCGGTAGTCGTCGATCTCCCAACCGTCAATATCACGCATCGTCTCGATATCGTTCTCCTCACACCACTCGACGAAGTGACTCAGCCGATGCGCGTAGCTCCGAACCGTCTCGTCGGCCTGCCGCTGCTGGCGCCGACTCAGGAAGCGATCGGCCGCTTCCCTCGGTGAAAGCTCCCGGCTCATGGTCCCCGGTCAAGACAGTCGAGCGACCGGCCGGCGTACCGGCCGCAGTTCGGGCAGGTGTTCCCGTTCACGAACCGGTTGACGAGCCGGTCGCACTGCGGGCACTCCCACAGCTTCCCGGTCACGGAGCCACCACCTCGCCCGTGTCGAACTCGCTCGCGGGGATCCCGGCCTGCCGGCGCGCCATGTCGACCGCAGCCGAGTCCGTCGCGAGCACGCCGACGGCGACCGTCTCGACGTGCCAGCCGTGCGACGAGCGCAGTTCGACGTCGACCTCCCGGCTCACGGGTCGGCCTCCGGCGCGTCGAGCTCGTCGTAGTCGAGATCGCGGAGCTCCGCGGTCACCCAGCTCGCGTCACCCGGCAGATTCCGGGCGAGCCGGTGGACATCGTAGTCCGCGACCACGGCCCCGGGCGTCATCACCGCGTAGAGCAGCTGCGGGGAGTGGTAGCCCGCGGGCTCCAGTTCCGGATCGTCGTCGGGGTCGAGGCGTTCGACGCCGACCGTGTACGCGGTCGCCTCGCCGTCGGCGATGCGGGTGAACCTCATTCGTCACCTCCCGCCTGCCACGCTTGGCGGGCTTTGAGGGCGCGGCGGGCCGACTCGGTGAGTCGGTACTCGTTGGTGCGCTTGTCGCGCGCCTGCTTGGCGACAAGGTCGCGCTCGACGAGCTTGTCGAGGTTCTGGTAGAGGCGGCTGTGGTTGAGTTCCTCGCCGTAGTAGTCGGCGAGTTCCGCCTTCAGCGAGAGCCCCTTGCGGGCGTCGTCGTGGGACAGCGCCCACAGGAGATCGCGCTGGAAGGCGGTGAGGTCCGCGAGCGCGTCGTGGTCCGCGGCGCACTCCGCGCTCATGCGTCGTCCTCCGCACATGAGAAACAGACGGGCACGCCGCGCTCTGCGTCGAGGCCGTCAGCCGGCGCTGGGCAGAACGCGCAGCCGCCGTCGGTTTCGCTCGATTCTCCGGTCGTCGCGCAGGGCTTAAGCCCCGCAGTTGCCATCGTCAGCATGGTTCTGTGGGCCAACACAGAACCCGACCCGGTCGGGTGTTGTAGCACCGCGACCGGGATCCTACATTTCATCGCGAGCCGAGGGTTCGTCACTCGGGCTCCGTGTCAACACAACATAGGTGATACAACTTATAGGTTGTGTCTGAAATTGATAGTTCAATAGACTTTCTGAGGTTCCGATCGTGTGTACTAGGTTTTAGTGAACTAGTAGTCTCCTTATGAGATATTCTGGGGACTGGATGGCACTCGTTGACGACAGAGTGCTTGAATATCTACGCGAGAACGGTTCTGGATCTCCTACAGAAATGAAGGAAGAGGGGCCGATCCGGTATTCGAGTCAGTATATCGGCCGTCGATGTAAGAAATTGAAAGAAAATGGGCTCGTTCAGCACCTCGGGAACGGGGTTTACGTCATCACTGACGATGGAGAGGCGTACCTCGATGGGCGACTTGACACGCAGGAATGGCGCTACATCGATGACGATGCGAGCGAAGTCACCGCCAGTAGCTCCGAAGAGGTCCCCGGTGAGTCGAACGGAGGCGCAACCTGAATGCGGTCTTTCGTTCCGTGGATGACCCAGCTCGACGAGCGGATCCTCGAACAGGTTGCCTCCGATGGTGCTTCTACCTCTTGGGAAGTCGGGTTCGAACTCACCGGCACCGTGAGCCCCGGTCGCGTGACCGAGCGCTGTAACACGTTGGTCGACGCCGAGCTTGTCGAGCGCGAAGATCGTGATATCGGATTCGGTCGCGTGGAGACCTACTGGTCGATCACAACGTGGGGGCGGTTGTACCTGAGTGACGAAGTCGATCCCGGACTCGACATTCCCGAGCCCGGTCCGCGACCGCCTCATGCTACGCGGCCGGGTGAGTGGGCAGGCTTTTAATTTGTCTACTGAGTGTAATTGGAAACCCGTGACAAGTCGTTTTGAAACTCTTCAATCGGTGGGAGTACTAAGTCGCTTAGTAGGCTAGCCACCAATTCTATTCCTTGTGTAACAGCCATCTTGAATTCTTCAAGTTCATCCAACTTGACCGTATCTCCCCGTCTCGTTACATAGTGGCTGATCTCATTCCGAGTGTCTACGATCCACCGTTTAATTTCTCCAAGATTATATGTATCACTTTGAGCGTAGTGTGCCTCAATATCTCCAATAATACAGCCCACACTAGTCTCGTCTATCTTGTGGTGAACCCCGTCGACGTAAGCGTTTAACCACCTCGCGCCGACCTCCTCTATCATGGTTGAGCAGGCGATGATTACCACGATCAACGGCGGATGTGAGATATATGGGAAAGAGTTACTGGTCAACTCTTCAAAATCGTTGTCTCTTTTCATCAATCCGTGGAACCGAGCGGCGTGATTGAAAGATTCGACAACCCAAAGAAACCACAGTTGTGCGTGTACGTATAATCGTATCCGAGGAATTATTGTATCCTGGAAATTTAGGGTGTCCTTGGCTAGTTCTTCGTATATGTCATTTTGACTAAACTCTGCTTTCGAATTAAGAATCTCAAAACTCTCCTCAAATTGATCTAATATGGGCTCTACCGTCTCCAAAAGTCTGATCGCGTTGCGGATCCCCCCACTAAGTCGAACCGGGTGTCGTATGTCGATCGCCCTAGCCCCATTGCTGTGGTCCTTCTGTATCTGCTGATAATAGTTGTCAACAGCCTCAGATATGACTGCTTGAACAAACTTACAGAGTTTTTGTCCTTCTCGGATTGTAGCTGCCTGCCACGGGTCTTGGGCAGGTTCGAAACGGATCTTCCGTGGAACTTCCGAGTGTTGCTCGAGTAGTATTTTTACCGTCGCCACATCCCCAAAGTCCCTCATACGATATCCGTAGAAGGTGTACTGCGTGATAATAGTGCCAGCCGAGATAGTCAATTAGCGAGTTTGTCTGCGTCACAGTCATCGCGAAGACCTATTCGATTGCTAGTAGAATCGCGATTGTTGGGTCAGAGCTTGGCTTTATGTGGAACATCCACTTCAGAACGGTCACCCTTTCGGGGCTTGGCTACGGTGGAATCAAGCCGACCACGACGACGACACAACTGCTCGCGAGCGTTCAGTCGCTTATCCGTGGGATTCTAATAGCGCTTTGCCGTGTTTGGACGTCGGGCTCTTAGATAGTTCTCTGGCTAGACTAGCGCCGGTGTCGATGAGCCAAAACTCCTTGCTCAAACAACGAGAGATTTAATTGATGATTGGACCTACTAGCTATTCCTCGTCATCTTGATCATCCTTTCCCGACCAGGTGACCGTACCACTACCGTGTACTGCGACTTGGAACAGCTGTTCTTCAACTGCCTCCTGTAGATCTTTTTCTTTGTTCATAGGCCCCACCTTGTGTGCTGATTATGTGTGTTGGCATTAGTACCTTGTGTGGAAGGTAAAAGTGGAATTGGGGCTATGTGATTTGCCACAAGCCCCAGGCTACACCATGGAGGAGTAAAGGAATGATACAGAGTATCTTGTATCTATCTGCCCATTCATTATTCAACGCAAAAATGAGCCCTAATGTAGCTGTGATGAAACCTCCGGAGCCGGCTTGAATTAATCCCTGAGTATCCGAGATGGGAGGGATTCCCCATAGAACAATTGAAACAACAGCAGTAGCAACAGAGAACAGTAGGTAGATGACCAATGACCTCATTAGACTATCACTATTCGGAATTAAATCGTATTCTAGATTCCATTCGTATTTACGATCTTTAGCTGGCGGAATTCGGCAAGATATCACCCGTGTATCATCATCTAGACCATTTTCGTGGAGATCTCTAGCTGGTTCTCCACCTGTCCTATTTGTTGTTCCTTTTGTACCATATCCAGGTGGACCCTTGATCACTATGAACTCATCGTGATTATTTGTCGGGAACTGTTCAACATTGGCCCTAAATGTGGGTATACGAAAGAATTTTTTCTTCCATTCGGATATCCATCCTTTGTATATTTTTGGTTCTGTGATTTCATAAAAAGACACAACTTCTGATTGATCAAATTGAGAAACTATAGTCCTATAATCGCCTGGTTTTAGACTTTTATCCCGCGGTAGTTGTACTAGTGTCTTATAATCATATTCTTTGAACTTCTCTTGGAACTCTGCCCAACCTGCTGGATCGGATTCTCTTTGACGCTCAATCATACTTTCAACCCTTCTATTTTCGTAAATATTCAGCTGACTGCCATCCTCATCATATATCTGTAAGTTTCGTTTGAATTCTCGAAGTGGTAGGAACAAAAAATTAAACTCTTTTTTAGTCGGATTATTAACTACATAGTCTATTTCTCGCTCCCGATCGACAGGAGAAACGTGAATTGTTCTGTCGATAACCCTAACCATTCTAACATCTTTTGGGTGCCCACTCCGATCGTTCCCTGAGGAGTCTTGTGAACGCTCGGTCGCTCCATCAGAAAATAGCCTACTGTAGGCCTTTCTTAGAAAGCCCGACATCACTATATTAGCCAATAGTTATTCAGAATTCATAATATTACCGTCTATCTCATCTAATATACGCCTTCAGAATACTTTGTACCTAGTCGAGGACCTCCTGAATCTCTTCAGATTCCGGATCGGGTACTAACATCCGCACTTCGTGGTCATCGATTCCAACTTCACCCCTCTGTATGCTACAGATACTCCGAAGGGATTTCCAGAGCATAGCCGCATTGTACTCCTCAACCTCGGGTGGAATATGATTTAGAAGAGACTGCGAACAGATCACGATTAGACGGCTTTCCGTTCGGGAAAACGCAACGTTGGACCGATTGAGGTCGAGGAGGAATTCCTCATTGAGACCGATTGCGGTCGGATCGCTCGCTGTCGCTGAAACGATGACGTTCTCAGCCTCCCCGCCTTGTAACCGCTCTACCGTGTCAACGACGTCCACGGGCCCATCTAGCTCCTCCTCAAGCCGTTCTTGGAGATGAGAGCGCTGCGCCGTGTGCGGGGTCAGCACGGCTACGGATCCATCGTCAAGATCGTCCGCTGCGGGTGAATCAAGAAGTTGTTCGATAACCTCGGCCTCGAAAGGATTGCTCACTCTCGACTCGTTTTCATCATGCGTGAGGAGGAAGAGACCGGTGTCCTGTTCCCAAATATTCGTGAAGGGGTCCCCGTTGTCTGCGACGTCTGGCGGCCTTT is drawn from Halorubrum sp. CBA1229 and contains these coding sequences:
- a CDS encoding universal stress protein, which gives rise to MAPSHVLVPLDGSPLADEALTQAIELFDCRVTVLNVVTPIDATMSEGGVLEPDENRRETARDRTESVVERAKTRASEADRSIETAVETGDPAEVILEYVAAHDVDRVVMGGHGGERGSIARRLLGTVATTVVSEAPVTVTVVR
- a CDS encoding PD-(D/E)XK nuclease family protein, whose amino-acid sequence is MSFPRARPIDDLYEAVAGHDLVVVPDAPLASALNRRIDRPRLGSFAITPRRLAAGRREEAEDRIAFLELVDQTDLDWKRAAYAVGNILQCWEHRGRLDAILDYDAYVDDATRQAVEHVADLDTTSRRLTDYRIDDANDVAVVGEAQLTRLERTILPDEYDGVDLFSEREFDRPPFHVFDSATAIVDAVADAVSEANADDVAVVLDQESEFSVLVESALEAVDVPFYGGPGFADDPDHRAFVQLLRAAHAGTDTRVGEIRPLLARLGASVDVEHDEKRLYETDESTLDWVVDFCERVETRTVAEALGRFEDRTGRRLDAFREELETLGVADSRATERVVDRLAFYLQSYEVPVDRENEGVLLADAKSAAYVDRPVVFYLGLDEDWTHSAPRRPWVDRDAQYTRNIRGFQLLLQSGATQYYLVRDAEGGSPVTPCLYFEELLDGEFERFSDLESEAHTRKIDRSGDGDRSGDGDRSGDGDRSSEDDHSDEDDRSREGFEREPTGVVPTEVSTVSQSTLGTYVNSPRDHFFGRLVDSPDTDYFTEGNLFHDFAEFYVAHPDFVDGAVIDEVVDHMLAETRPFLRSVDEATRRTKYRAGLETIAEYFEANPPVDGEFLTAASGRGSNAFADRFDRPVDSPVTERWFENDDLGLKGKIDLVHSPTRLVDHKSGRRKSASRVVGNSALDPPSDSPNFQALLYLTHWRSQRPDRRLEFTFFHFLETLDDVVTGEADLDDALTTVTYHPTPFEEYARSEGFFDGLVTDGANDCQKTLSQVEYADYASVFDEASLPETTDSDDLVDSAFGEALTARMKERVGDYKYVASGCRQALRQLARARGRAFFEGDLDAFEAFVDERLAELNRRRAGDERFPVDGLGGEPNFRYVDNRDLLLEGDR
- a CDS encoding ATP-dependent DNA helicase encodes the protein MTDLEPNDRQRTLIEGTEGLYLVDAGAGTGKTFTVTRRYANIVSQEGVDPDDVLLVTFTNNAAAEMKERIVGHSRYGTRELADAPIQTFHSLCHDLLEEHGHAAPTHLGIDDRITGSTRIVENELVEGALFDGFLDRFGDDHPEYDDVFRALSDPGELLGLINQLAAKGVFPTADGWYRDGERHLDGDFAAFKRQFDELNEPRNGGSRQSTLRSALGRYGRNKCYLPDAPEKEAIRGGGKAVPEGLAERVFDDDREELKRFVHDVYHGYLRFALRRNYLNFGMLQLFAFVLLCEDHALRDDVAFEYVTIDEFQDSSEIQFKLALLLADTDNLCVVGDWKQSIYGFQYADVDNIVAFEDRLDRFVDQLNADRERVSFPTRPVTTVELVENYRSTQAILDFSEHALRVPAASRDDVDAAAVDDRIVSLESNSDRDNTVIEAIRSDEEAAAVLTKIQDIVGSESYRVEGDDGDLRAPEFGDVAVLTRTRDFGRELLGTAEEYGLPMAYEGGIELFRTDQAKLLLAWLRILEDDGDRGWAVVLERAGYALDEVDSMLDAETYPENAAAFREELRSTATVGGVARRVFARYGYDGATADVVLHTVQSVHDATTQTRGDLIRFIERGIDAGSTHDVHDGAGTDSVTVQTIHATKGLEHPIVILANMNSGRFPPAGGNGGVVTYDDPVGLRQRKVYSADAHGTPHVYDNWRTDVLRACTPRDYDEERRLLYVAITRAESHVVLSAGEDPNTFIEELPVEIESIVPDVTARPTGTAEGTGLEVETPVSAGPRGHTPHTLMRNEVFEAVEGGRGTEFGTRVHEFAEAYALGEDVDPRNDDEAHVARFLDGLDGELLVEEDAYLPLAVDGERVTVSGVVDLVHVTPDRVEIVDYKTDRGRHGEPEYRKQLSVYHHVVREAYPEREVGTSILYTETGTRHTIEPLSLDAIRELITEAD
- a CDS encoding inorganic phosphate transporter; amino-acid sequence: MAGAVFWALVALATLTSLATAWALGANSNSPPFAPAIGANAISTMRAAFLIGILAALGALTQGGAISETVGAGLINGVQITSLAATAGLLTATGFMAFGVYTGYPVPAAFATTGAMVGVGLSLGGDPAIDTYRRIALFWALVPPVSGGLAYLTATVLRRDDIPETVGVPLLAAVVGGIVANVQLGVIPSPPDATQSSVAGFIARQVETPTVADIDPVVALVTLAAAAAWFLAIRRRTQASVEGGIRTFLIVLGSVVAFSSGGSQVGLATGPLENLYGVELGLPGIVLLSLGATGILAGAWMGAPKLLQATSREYAQLGVRRSIAALVPGFIIAQLAIALGIPISFNNIIISGVIGGGLAGGSAGVSRRKIGVTLGFWLITLVASIAIGFGLYKVFAAVLGG